Proteins from one Haliscomenobacter hydrossis DSM 1100 genomic window:
- a CDS encoding 5-fold beta-flower protein, with protein MKTLLCAVILLLAGQMLLAQPMTDSKGHRILDYKGRVYLESMKLGKITKDSIVKNAQGKKIAFVRPGGILVDENGKTLGQMGKDGKTYYDANGQLVFKVKENTDSETCDILDAEGNVIGNVHNTYKPLVCAMHCFMNGMDPRTHKKVK; from the coding sequence ATGAAAACGCTACTGTGTGCTGTTATTTTACTACTTGCTGGGCAAATGTTGTTGGCTCAGCCGATGACGGATTCTAAAGGCCACCGAATCCTTGATTACAAAGGCCGAGTCTACCTGGAAAGTATGAAGCTGGGAAAAATCACCAAAGACAGCATTGTCAAAAATGCCCAAGGCAAAAAAATCGCTTTCGTTCGACCAGGTGGAATACTAGTGGATGAAAATGGAAAAACGCTTGGACAGATGGGCAAAGACGGAAAAACTTACTACGATGCAAATGGGCAATTGGTTTTTAAAGTCAAAGAAAATACAGACTCTGAAACCTGCGACATTCTGGATGCCGAAGGCAACGTGATCGGTAATGTGCACAACACGTATAAACCTTTGGTTTGTGCTATGCATTGCTTTATGAATGGCATGGATCCTCGGACGCATAAAAAGGTCAAGTAA
- a CDS encoding heavy metal-binding domain-containing protein, producing the protein MKNGFIASLVLALSFGLFSACQNSASKTPVETVAAGVKYICPMNCEDGKTYDKPGSCPVCHMDLELMKAEVEANKAEYYTAFTISPAQLEVGKSGMMSFTPKIKDKDGTAVPLDLVHEKKMHLILVSDDLSSFDHIHPEYSASGSYDIKVLAKGENFTNGRGHNETRFEGGGKYWAFADFKPTGGLNQVNKIEVDVAGAPAKALSFPQAKMTTSIDGYSLTMEAGHSGTGLVSGSQQHIPVSIKQGGQAVDPATFENYLGEKAHLVMIEVDSKEYVHTHPAVENGKLDVHTTFAKPGTYRGWLQFQTAGKVHTADFVIKVQEGSAQAEQDGHAGH; encoded by the coding sequence ATGAAAAACGGATTCATCGCAAGCTTGGTTCTTGCACTTTCTTTTGGCTTGTTCAGTGCTTGCCAAAATTCAGCCTCCAAAACACCTGTAGAAACTGTCGCTGCTGGGGTAAAGTACATCTGCCCCATGAACTGTGAAGATGGCAAAACGTATGACAAACCTGGTTCTTGCCCAGTTTGCCATATGGATTTGGAACTAATGAAAGCTGAAGTTGAAGCGAATAAAGCTGAATACTATACTGCTTTTACAATTAGCCCTGCTCAACTGGAAGTGGGCAAATCGGGCATGATGTCTTTTACCCCCAAGATCAAAGACAAGGATGGGACTGCTGTTCCGCTGGATTTGGTGCATGAGAAAAAAATGCACTTGATTTTGGTGAGTGACGACTTGTCTTCGTTTGATCACATTCACCCCGAATATTCGGCTTCGGGTAGCTACGACATCAAAGTGCTGGCTAAAGGGGAGAATTTCACCAATGGCCGTGGACACAATGAAACCCGCTTTGAGGGCGGCGGCAAGTATTGGGCTTTTGCTGATTTCAAACCCACAGGTGGCCTGAATCAGGTCAACAAAATTGAAGTGGATGTGGCAGGGGCGCCCGCTAAAGCACTCAGCTTTCCGCAAGCAAAAATGACTACTTCGATAGATGGATATTCGCTAACAATGGAAGCAGGTCACTCCGGTACTGGCCTTGTTTCAGGTAGCCAACAACACATTCCTGTTTCCATCAAACAAGGCGGGCAAGCGGTTGACCCAGCTACTTTTGAAAACTACTTGGGTGAAAAAGCACACCTGGTTATGATTGAAGTGGATTCAAAAGAATATGTACACACCCACCCAGCTGTAGAAAACGGTAAACTGGATGTACACACCACTTTTGCAAAGCCAGGTACTTATCGGGGCTGGTTGCAGTTTCAAACAGCTGGCAAAGTCCACACTGCCGATTTTGTAATCAAAGTTCAAGAGGGCTCAGCGCAGGCTGAACAAGATGGCCATGCAGGTCATTAA
- a CDS encoding efflux RND transporter permease subunit, whose translation MVQKIIELALQNKLMVLMISTALFAYGLYSIQKNPIDAIPDLSENQVIVFTEWMGRSPQVIEDQVTYPLVSNLQGIPQIKNIRGTSMFGMSFVYVIFEDNVNTYWARTRVLERLNFAQRLLPQGVTPSLGPDGTGVGHIFWYHLDAPKMDLGEQRALQDWYVKFALQTVPGVAEVASFGGFEKQYQLVIDPVKLQYYNISLMDVMNKVKANNNDVGGRKFEMADMAYIIRGLGYIKNKQDIEEIALNNYNGIPIKVKDIGRVQMGGDLRLGIFDMDGQGEVVGGIVVMRYGENANKVIEAIKEKMQEVEKGLPEGVTFKTSYDRSSLIQEAIASVRGTLIEEIITVSIVVLLFLFHWRSALIIIIQLPISVAAGFIFLELFGISSNIMSLTGIALAIGVVVDDGIVMVENAYRHISEAQSEKFNSTPKV comes from the coding sequence ATGGTTCAAAAAATAATTGAGCTGGCGTTACAAAACAAGTTGATGGTATTGATGATCTCAACTGCTTTGTTCGCATATGGTCTTTACTCCATCCAGAAAAACCCCATTGATGCGATTCCTGATCTAAGTGAGAATCAGGTCATCGTTTTCACGGAGTGGATGGGACGTAGCCCTCAGGTCATCGAAGATCAAGTTACTTATCCTTTGGTGAGTAACCTGCAAGGTATCCCACAGATTAAAAATATCCGTGGCACTTCGATGTTCGGGATGAGTTTCGTCTATGTGATTTTTGAAGACAATGTAAACACTTATTGGGCCAGAACCAGGGTCTTGGAGCGACTGAACTTTGCACAACGATTGTTGCCGCAGGGCGTAACGCCTTCATTGGGGCCGGATGGAACAGGTGTTGGACACATCTTTTGGTACCATTTGGATGCACCAAAAATGGACCTCGGCGAACAAAGGGCTTTGCAAGATTGGTATGTCAAATTTGCCTTGCAAACTGTCCCAGGAGTGGCCGAGGTAGCTTCTTTTGGTGGCTTTGAAAAGCAATACCAGTTGGTCATTGATCCGGTGAAATTACAGTACTACAATATTTCACTGATGGACGTCATGAATAAAGTCAAAGCGAACAATAATGATGTCGGCGGCAGGAAATTTGAAATGGCAGATATGGCCTACATCATTCGTGGCCTGGGGTACATCAAGAACAAGCAGGATATAGAAGAGATCGCCTTGAACAATTACAATGGTATTCCAATAAAGGTAAAAGACATCGGCAGAGTACAAATGGGTGGAGACTTGCGCCTTGGAATTTTTGACATGGACGGCCAAGGCGAGGTAGTAGGCGGGATTGTTGTGATGAGGTATGGCGAAAATGCCAATAAGGTGATTGAAGCCATTAAAGAAAAAATGCAAGAAGTGGAAAAAGGACTGCCAGAAGGTGTGACCTTTAAAACCTCTTACGACCGCAGTAGCTTGATTCAAGAAGCAATAGCATCCGTAAGAGGTACCCTGATTGAAGAAATCATTACCGTTTCAATTGTAGTTCTCCTTTTCCTTTTTCATTGGCGAAGTGCCTTGATCATCATCATTCAATTACCCATTTCTGTTGCGGCTGGTTTTATTTTCCTTGAGTTATTTGGCATCTCTTCCAACATCATGTCTTTAACGGGCATCGCCCTGGCCATCGGTGTTGTAGTGGACGATGGTATTGTAATGGTAGAAAATGCTTATCGACACATCAGTGAGGCTCAGTCAGAAAAATTCAATTCAACGCCTAAAGTGTGA
- a CDS encoding efflux RND transporter periplasmic adaptor subunit gives MNSLSLYLRIFSVVLLCLSSAPLAFSHGDAIPTDPGVAKDHFTVYGQSERYELSLYYPELKPGEDAHLRLFVADYQSNKPIDKASLKISNADGSALNVEVKAIAPGVYELHTKFPAVKTYNLNVQINHPNGADLIGIQGLQVGKALMLAEEAASNDASGMSTPWLWLLGGVALGVLLMSLISRRKRILTIVLLLLSAWFTMPNTNAVFAHGDEEHGPSAAGGSSFGTAVYTPKETQFLFEIFTQAIAIGDYQSAATVFGTIIPASEGLGVVVAPQAGRITKVNVKVGQKVNAGQVLAIMRQNIGTPDQVGIVANNAGLAVQIETAKTRLAAAKREYERLKKIEDIAAGRDIQAAEATYNAALAELQTLERQAVGANTSANSRTITLLAPISGVVGAFTLTPGSEVVAGQALLTVTNLNKVYVEAQVFDRDIPLIQANNDFMVYRSTTEHKAVKVRLLSPAQSMNASNQSQRVLFEMDNPQNEFKIGEFVTVKVLNQQRSRQLTVPNSALTEINGRSAVFIKHAPEEYELAYVQTGEDDGTRTQILKGLEESNKIVINGAYEVKMMYLNQ, from the coding sequence ATGAATTCGCTTTCGCTTTATCTACGCATATTTTCAGTAGTTCTGCTTTGTCTGAGCAGTGCTCCACTTGCTTTTTCGCATGGAGACGCAATTCCTACGGATCCTGGGGTTGCCAAAGACCATTTTACGGTATATGGCCAATCCGAACGGTATGAACTTAGCCTTTACTACCCCGAGTTGAAACCCGGCGAAGATGCTCACCTGCGCTTATTTGTGGCCGATTACCAAAGCAACAAACCAATTGATAAGGCTTCACTAAAAATCAGCAATGCCGATGGCAGCGCTCTAAATGTTGAGGTCAAAGCCATCGCCCCAGGAGTGTACGAATTACATACTAAATTTCCTGCGGTCAAAACTTATAACTTGAATGTCCAAATTAATCACCCCAATGGAGCGGACTTAATTGGTATTCAAGGCTTGCAGGTGGGCAAAGCCCTCATGCTTGCCGAAGAGGCAGCAAGTAACGATGCGTCTGGTATGTCCACGCCCTGGTTATGGTTGTTAGGCGGTGTAGCACTTGGTGTGCTGTTGATGAGTTTGATTAGTCGCCGCAAACGTATACTTACCATTGTGCTTTTGCTGTTGAGCGCTTGGTTTACCATGCCAAACACAAACGCGGTCTTCGCCCATGGAGACGAGGAACATGGCCCCAGCGCAGCTGGTGGAAGCAGTTTTGGAACGGCAGTATACACACCTAAAGAAACCCAGTTTTTGTTTGAGATCTTCACCCAAGCCATTGCCATCGGTGATTATCAATCGGCTGCCACGGTTTTTGGAACGATCATTCCTGCTTCCGAAGGTTTAGGGGTAGTGGTAGCTCCGCAGGCTGGTCGGATCACTAAAGTGAATGTTAAAGTAGGTCAAAAGGTAAATGCAGGTCAGGTTTTGGCCATCATGCGTCAAAACATTGGTACGCCTGATCAGGTTGGAATTGTGGCCAATAATGCTGGTTTAGCCGTGCAGATCGAAACGGCTAAAACCCGCCTTGCCGCTGCTAAGCGCGAGTATGAACGCTTGAAGAAAATTGAAGACATCGCGGCTGGTCGGGACATACAAGCTGCAGAGGCTACTTATAATGCGGCTTTGGCTGAATTACAAACACTGGAACGCCAGGCTGTGGGTGCCAATACTTCTGCCAATAGCCGTACTATTACGCTGCTGGCACCCATCTCAGGCGTGGTGGGTGCTTTTACCCTGACACCCGGTTCGGAAGTCGTCGCTGGGCAGGCTTTACTGACTGTAACCAATTTAAACAAGGTATATGTAGAGGCTCAGGTTTTTGATCGCGATATTCCTTTGATTCAGGCAAATAATGATTTTATGGTCTATCGCTCTACTACGGAACATAAAGCGGTCAAAGTACGCCTGCTCTCTCCAGCACAGTCCATGAATGCCAGCAACCAAAGTCAACGGGTGCTTTTTGAAATGGATAACCCTCAAAATGAGTTCAAAATTGGAGAGTTCGTTACCGTCAAAGTGCTGAATCAACAACGCAGTCGTCAGCTTACTGTGCCCAACTCGGCGCTGACTGAAATCAATGGCCGATCGGCTGTCTTCATCAAACACGCTCCTGAGGAATACGAATTGGCTTATGTCCAAACGGGTGAAGATGATGGTACTCGTACCCAGATCCTGAAGGGACTGGAAGAAAGCAATAAGATTGTTATCAACGGAGCTTACGAAGTAAAAATGATGTACCTAAATCAATAG
- a CDS encoding efflux RND transporter permease subunit, translated as MLNRVIQFSLQNRLFVVASAALLLVWGTWTTVHLPVDVLPDLNRPRVTVFLEAGGMSPEEIEVQAVLPIETALNGSPGVEVVRSSSSRGIGLVFIEFDWDVDLYRARQLVAEKLSTVPLPNGIVPVMGPISSVMGQIMLVGVTAKVPKGKTIDPEKAAEIRTLADFTIRRRLLAIKGVAQVIPIGGDRLQYQVLVSSAKLKQYNLTLEDINLALENANLNSTGSFFNRYGSEVLISVLGRAKNLEDLQGTVVVNRGGSPVLLSQVADVQFGAAIKRGDASINAKPAVILTVEKQPGANTVTLTEDIEQALNELKLSLPSDIELNPKVFQQKNFIVHALTNVEEALRDGFILVIIVLFLFLLNFRTTIITLTAIPLSLVITALIFKWFNISINTLTLGGLAIAIGELVDDAIVDVENVFRRLRENKELENPKNPLQVIYDASSEVRNSIVYATIIVVLVFLPLFQLQGIEGRIFAPLGIAYITSILASLLVSLSVTPALCAYLLPRSNLNEGKESALVRWLKKQDVKLLHLGLSHPRMVLGFASALVVAALLVAMRFGTEFLPPFNEGSFTVNLYAPAGTSLEESNKIGTVAEQLMLRVKDVEYTARRTGRAELDEHVEPVSNSEIEVELKEDARPRSEVVADIRKQLANLAGVSVSIGQPISHRLDHLLSGVRAQIAIKIFGEDLTELRALAAQVQGVVKDIPGAVDVQVERQVLVPQLTIRIDRQALQRYGMQTGEVARDLEILYGGLVVSQILEGQKTFDLVLRSVAKDRENLENIRNTQIHTPEGVLIPLNSIAHIEYEKGINTVSHENSQRRIIVSANVQGRDLGSTAAAIQKAVGDKLKMPQGYFLEYGGQFEAQKEASRLIGILSVFALLGIFLVLYAHFRSWRIVLQVMLNIPLALVGSVIAVWLTGGTFSVATLVGFITLTGIASRNGIMMISHYLHLMEHEGEKFDQQMIIRGSLERLVPVLMTALVAALALIPLTLDAQAAGKEILYPVATVILGGLLSSTLLDMIVTPSIFWLWGEQAVHDYFQGKNQSVSLTQDKH; from the coding sequence ATGTTGAATCGAGTTATTCAATTTTCCTTACAGAATCGACTGTTTGTTGTTGCTTCTGCAGCACTCTTACTGGTGTGGGGCACCTGGACTACGGTACATTTACCCGTTGACGTGCTGCCCGACCTCAATCGTCCTCGCGTGACCGTGTTTTTGGAAGCAGGTGGGATGTCTCCTGAGGAAATAGAAGTGCAAGCGGTTTTGCCCATCGAAACGGCGCTAAATGGCTCTCCAGGGGTCGAAGTGGTGCGCAGTAGCTCCTCGCGTGGGATCGGACTCGTGTTTATAGAGTTTGACTGGGATGTAGATTTGTACCGCGCCCGCCAATTGGTGGCAGAAAAACTCAGCACCGTACCACTTCCCAATGGGATTGTACCCGTGATGGGGCCAATATCTTCGGTCATGGGTCAAATCATGTTGGTTGGCGTAACGGCTAAAGTCCCCAAAGGTAAAACCATCGACCCTGAAAAGGCTGCGGAGATTCGCACTTTGGCTGATTTTACCATTCGCCGCCGATTGCTGGCCATCAAAGGGGTTGCCCAGGTGATTCCCATCGGTGGAGACCGCCTGCAATACCAGGTGCTGGTGTCTTCAGCTAAACTCAAACAATACAACTTAACCCTCGAAGACATTAATTTGGCTTTGGAAAATGCCAACCTGAATTCCACTGGAAGTTTTTTTAATCGTTACGGTTCGGAGGTGTTGATTAGTGTACTGGGGCGGGCAAAAAACCTGGAGGATTTACAAGGTACGGTTGTGGTCAATCGAGGGGGCAGCCCTGTACTGCTGAGCCAGGTAGCAGACGTACAGTTTGGCGCAGCCATCAAACGGGGCGATGCTTCAATCAATGCCAAACCTGCGGTAATCCTTACCGTTGAAAAACAACCTGGTGCCAATACCGTTACTTTAACGGAAGACATTGAGCAGGCACTGAACGAACTGAAACTTTCTCTTCCCTCCGATATTGAACTCAATCCAAAGGTTTTTCAACAAAAAAACTTTATCGTACATGCTCTCACCAATGTGGAAGAGGCACTACGTGATGGGTTCATCCTGGTGATCATTGTCTTGTTTTTGTTTCTGCTTAATTTCCGAACGACCATCATCACGCTTACAGCGATTCCGCTTTCTTTGGTCATCACCGCATTGATTTTTAAATGGTTCAATATTTCCATTAACACGCTAACCCTGGGTGGTTTGGCCATTGCCATTGGCGAATTGGTGGATGATGCAATTGTGGATGTAGAAAACGTATTCCGGCGCTTGCGGGAAAACAAAGAGCTGGAAAACCCAAAAAACCCCTTGCAAGTCATTTACGATGCCAGTAGTGAGGTGCGCAATTCGATTGTGTACGCTACCATTATTGTGGTGCTGGTATTTCTGCCGCTCTTCCAACTTCAGGGCATTGAGGGACGAATATTCGCCCCACTGGGTATCGCTTACATTACCTCCATTTTGGCGTCACTTTTGGTGTCTCTTTCCGTTACACCAGCACTCTGCGCCTACTTATTGCCCCGATCCAACCTGAATGAAGGCAAAGAGTCCGCTTTGGTGAGATGGCTCAAAAAACAGGATGTAAAACTCCTGCACCTTGGTTTATCTCATCCTCGGATGGTGCTTGGCTTTGCTTCGGCATTGGTTGTAGCAGCTTTGCTGGTTGCCATGCGCTTTGGTACCGAGTTTTTGCCCCCTTTTAACGAAGGTAGCTTTACGGTCAATCTCTATGCTCCCGCTGGCACTTCTTTGGAAGAAAGCAATAAGATCGGTACAGTTGCGGAGCAACTCATGCTCAGGGTAAAGGATGTAGAATATACTGCTCGCCGCACGGGGCGAGCAGAGTTGGACGAACACGTTGAACCCGTAAGCAACTCCGAAATTGAAGTAGAGCTAAAAGAGGATGCGCGGCCACGTTCCGAAGTAGTGGCGGATATTCGGAAACAGTTAGCCAATCTCGCTGGGGTTTCAGTGAGCATCGGTCAGCCTATTTCGCATCGCCTCGACCACTTGTTGAGCGGGGTCAGAGCACAGATTGCCATCAAGATTTTTGGAGAGGACCTTACGGAGTTACGCGCATTGGCTGCCCAGGTTCAAGGGGTGGTAAAGGATATCCCTGGAGCGGTTGATGTTCAAGTTGAACGGCAGGTCTTGGTTCCACAACTAACCATTCGTATCGACCGACAGGCTTTGCAACGCTACGGCATGCAAACGGGTGAAGTGGCACGAGATCTGGAGATTTTGTACGGAGGACTAGTCGTTTCTCAAATTTTGGAAGGTCAAAAGACCTTTGACCTGGTCTTGCGTTCAGTCGCAAAGGATCGGGAGAATTTGGAAAATATTCGCAATACGCAAATCCATACTCCTGAAGGCGTGCTCATCCCACTCAATAGTATCGCGCACATTGAATACGAAAAAGGCATCAATACCGTCAGCCATGAAAACAGCCAGCGGCGCATCATCGTCTCTGCCAACGTTCAGGGGAGAGACCTGGGAAGTACAGCAGCCGCCATCCAAAAGGCAGTAGGGGATAAGTTGAAAATGCCCCAAGGGTATTTTTTGGAATACGGGGGACAGTTTGAAGCTCAAAAAGAGGCTTCTCGGCTCATCGGCATACTGAGTGTGTTTGCACTTTTAGGCATCTTCCTGGTGTTGTATGCACATTTTCGTTCTTGGCGCATTGTGCTCCAGGTGATGCTGAATATTCCATTGGCACTGGTGGGTAGTGTCATTGCAGTATGGTTGACCGGGGGCACTTTTTCCGTAGCCACGCTGGTGGGCTTCATTACCCTTACGGGGATTGCCTCGCGCAACGGAATCATGATGATTTCGCACTACTTGCATTTGATGGAACACGAGGGGGAAAAGTTTGATCAACAAATGATCATCCGCGGATCATTGGAACGTTTGGTCCCCGTGTTGATGACGGCACTGGTTGCTGCGCTGGCCTTAATTCCACTTACCCTCGATGCCCAGGCTGCGGGCAAGGAAATTCTTTACCCGGTAGCTACGGTGATTTTGGGAGGTTTACTTTCATCCACCTTGTTAGACATGATTGTTACCCCATCTATATTCTGGCTTTGGGGTGAACAAGCTGTTCACGACTATTTTCAAGGCAAGAACCAATCGGTCTCTTTAACTCAAGATAAGCATTGA
- a CDS encoding heavy-metal-associated domain-containing protein, with translation MRISIILFFSFCFAQLAVAQQATTGNDNLQTAQFKVLGNCGMCKKTIEKAALGAQASTAVWDVKTDMISVAFDGKKTSKEALQKAIALAGYDNAGYKADDEAYKKLHGCCQYDRTGEAGGTKSCTANDQEH, from the coding sequence ATGAGAATTTCCATCATCTTGTTTTTCTCTTTCTGTTTTGCACAGCTTGCGGTGGCGCAACAGGCCACTACAGGCAATGACAATTTGCAAACCGCCCAATTCAAAGTTTTGGGCAATTGTGGCATGTGCAAAAAGACCATCGAAAAGGCCGCCTTGGGCGCCCAGGCTTCTACTGCCGTATGGGATGTTAAGACGGATATGATCAGTGTCGCTTTTGATGGCAAAAAGACATCAAAGGAGGCTCTCCAAAAAGCCATCGCTTTAGCTGGTTACGACAATGCAGGCTACAAAGCCGATGATGAAGCATACAAGAAACTTCACGGTTGCTGCCAGTACGACCGGACGGGTGAAGCAGGCGGAACGAAATCATGTACCGCCAACGATCAGGAGCATTAA
- a CDS encoding TolC family protein has translation MKTWFCGIILFCFLAFAANAQTNADAAVAAALRNNPLIRAATLETEAKKYAEKNALRLPNPEVNAESPTGEFYAIGILQSFEFPTVYNRQKKVAQAETALAQVGQRVSENDLRFAVRSLYLETQATEFLARQWVQRDSLYQVINGTAQRQFTAGEIDLLQKTLVENELGKIHQERLSAEQLLNALRQQLSTLTGIGQVGALTPLSLDSIPPSFVQNVTGNPNLAFAQQSAQLANQQLELSKTQGLPNFSAGYLNQGVRGTPLDYRFRVTVGIPLWVGQYRAGRQSAASQAQAAQSRAAGELQTLNLELFRAQADWTTGLNQVRYYEREALPRGRTIIATATRMREAGQVDYLNFLRTLDEAFTIQREYVAQLQNANLSRIKLLYLAGQ, from the coding sequence ATGAAAACCTGGTTTTGTGGAATAATCCTGTTTTGCTTTTTGGCTTTTGCTGCCAATGCTCAGACCAATGCCGATGCTGCCGTAGCTGCTGCGCTTCGCAACAATCCGCTGATCCGAGCCGCTACACTCGAAACCGAGGCTAAAAAATACGCTGAAAAAAATGCGCTCCGCTTGCCCAATCCCGAGGTAAATGCAGAAAGCCCTACTGGAGAGTTTTATGCCATAGGCATATTGCAGTCCTTCGAATTTCCTACGGTTTACAATCGACAAAAAAAGGTGGCGCAAGCAGAAACAGCTTTAGCTCAGGTAGGTCAAAGGGTGAGTGAAAATGACCTGCGTTTTGCGGTACGTTCGCTCTACCTGGAAACGCAAGCCACGGAATTCCTGGCGCGGCAATGGGTTCAACGCGATAGCTTGTATCAGGTGATCAATGGTACTGCTCAACGACAATTTACCGCTGGTGAAATCGATTTGTTGCAAAAAACTTTGGTGGAAAATGAATTGGGTAAAATTCACCAGGAGCGCCTGAGCGCTGAACAACTACTCAATGCGCTCCGGCAGCAATTGTCTACGCTGACAGGTATAGGCCAAGTGGGCGCTTTGACCCCGCTAAGCTTGGATTCGATTCCGCCAAGTTTTGTGCAAAATGTCACCGGCAATCCAAACTTGGCTTTTGCTCAGCAATCGGCTCAATTGGCGAACCAACAACTTGAATTGTCAAAAACGCAAGGCTTGCCCAATTTTTCAGCAGGTTACCTTAACCAGGGCGTGCGGGGCACCCCGCTCGACTACCGTTTTAGGGTGACCGTTGGTATTCCCCTTTGGGTTGGGCAGTATCGTGCTGGGCGACAAAGTGCCGCAAGCCAGGCACAAGCTGCCCAAAGTCGAGCCGCAGGCGAACTGCAAACGCTTAACCTTGAATTATTTCGAGCACAAGCGGATTGGACTACAGGGCTGAACCAGGTGCGCTATTACGAACGGGAGGCATTGCCGCGTGGTCGCACCATTATTGCTACTGCTACCCGCATGCGCGAGGCTGGTCAGGTAGACTACCTCAATTTTCTACGTACTCTCGACGAAGCTTTTACGATTCAACGTGAATATGTTGCGCAGCTTCAAAATGCCAACTTGTCCCGCATCAAATTACTTTATCTCGCTGGCCAATGA